One window of Mastacembelus armatus chromosome 20, fMasArm1.2, whole genome shotgun sequence genomic DNA carries:
- the nck1b gene encoding cytoplasmic protein NCK1 isoform X2, translating to MDMANLFKHFFRIGKVKSRKGGMRDTASNADTDMYADNGERLYDLNLPALVKFSYTAEREDELSLVKGTRVVVMEKCSDGWWRGSYNGQSGWFPSNYVTEDVDGTAGGAGMGGFGDPAGSLTEKLAAVVNSTTNGNRVLHTVQALYPFNSSNDEELNFEKGEMMEVVEKPENDPEWWKCRKADGQLGLVPKNYVTVLDCTSYKTTAGPSGPPTPDCDYISPSGSGRFAGKEWYYGKVTRHQAEVALNQRGIEGDFLIRDSESSPNDFSISLKAQSKNKHFKVQLKENLYCIGQRKFNSMEELVEHYKKAPIFTSEQGDKLYLIKALAVS from the exons ATGGACATGGCTAACCTATTCAAACATTTCTTTC GAATTGGGAAGGTAAAGAGCAGAAAGGGGGGGATGAGAGACACAGCTTCCAATGCCGACACAGACATGTATGCAGATAACGGTGAGCGACTGTATGATCTCAACCTACCTGCCCTGGTCAAGTTCAGCTACACGGCAGAGCGTGAAGATGAGCTATCTCTGGTGAAAGGCACGCGGGTGGTGGTCATGGAGAAATGCAGCGATGGCTGGTGGCGTGGCAGCTACAATGGACAGTCTGGCTGGTTTCCTTCTAACTATGTGACAGAAGATGTGGATGGGACAGCGGGAGGAGCGGGAATGGGCGGATTTGGAGACCCAGCTGGATCGTTAACGGAGAAGCTAGCAGCAGTTGTGAACAGTACCACAAATGGAAACAGAGTGCTACACACAGTTCAGGCACTCTACCCTTTCAACTCAAGCAATGATGAGGAGCTGAACTTTGAGAAGGGGGAGATGATGGAGGTTGTGGAGAAGCCTGAGAACGACCCTGAATGGTGGAAGTGCCGCAAAGCGGATGGACAGCTGGGCTTAGTACCTAAAAACTATGTCACTGTGCTGGACTGTACCTCCTATAAAACCACAGCAGGACCTAGTGGGCCACCTACACCTGACTGTGACTACATCTCGCCCTCGGGTAGTGGGCGCTTTGCGGGGAAAGAGTGGTACTATGGAAAGGTGACACGCCACCAAGCGGAGGTGGCCCTCAATCAGAGAGGCATAGAGGGAGACTTTCTCATCCGAGACAGCGAGTCATCG CCAAATGACTTCTCCATCTCCCTGAAGGCTCAGAGCAAGAACAAGCATTTCAAAGTGCAGTTGAAAGAAAACCTTTACTGCATTGGACAGCGTAAGTTTAACTCTATGGAAGAGCTTGTTGAACACTACAAAAAGGCCCCTATCTTCACCAGTGAGCAGGGAGACAAACTGTACCTGATCAAGGCCCTTGCTGTCTCCTGA
- the cpb1 gene encoding carboxypeptidase B, protein MKVFLLFGLVAVALADVSRFEGEKVFRLKPVLDKHVTLIKELDKSIKVDFWRPESSELVTIDSDVDIRVPAIYLDMVYTILQQNDMEHEVLIEDLQVAVDAHADNKASPRTHSYTKYNSWDKIQSWIASISSSNPNLISKQVIGNTYEGRPMTILKLGKKSSSTKPAIFMDCGIHAREWISPAFCQWFVKEALSTYGSDSQMTSLLDQMDVFVLPVFNVDGYDYTHKSNRMWRKTRSKKSGSSCIGADPNRNWNAGWCTIGASSNPCSDTFCGYSPESEIEVKNVADFIRRNKSIIKAYLTIHSYSQLLLFPYSYTYDLAEHHSELLKVAEGASAALRSLYGTRYTSGPGATTIYPAAGGSDDWAYDLGVKYSYTFELRDTGRYGFLLPESEIKPTCEETMLAVKYIAAYVQKNLY, encoded by the exons ATGAAGGTCTTCCTGCTTTTTGGATTGGTGGCTGTTGCCCTGGCTGATGTTTCACGCTTTGAGGG AGAGAAGGTCTTCCGTCTGAAGCCTGTGCTTGATAAGCATGTGACCCTTATTAAGGAATTGGATAAAAGCATCAAG GTCGACTTCTGGAGGCCAGAGAGCTCTGAGCTGGTGACGATCGACAGTGATGTTGATATCCGTGTGCCGGCCATCTATCTTGACATGGTGTACACCATCCTGCAGCAGAATGATATGGAGCATGA GGTCCTTATTGAAGATCTGCAGGTTGCCGTTGATGCCCACGCTGACAATAAAGCTTCTCCCAGAACCCACAGCTACACCAAGTACAACAGCTGGGACAAA ATCCAGTCCTGGATTGCCTCCATTTCCTCCTCCAATCCTAATCTGATCAGCAAGCAGGTGATTGGAAACACCTATGAGGGACGGCCCATGACTATCCTCAAG CTTGGTAAAAAATCCAGCTCCACCAAGCCTGCTATCTTCATGGACTGTGGTATCCATGCTAGAGAGTGGATCTCCCCTGCTTTCTGCCAGTGGTTTGTTAAGGAG GCTCTGTCCACCTATGGCAGCGATTCTCAGATGACCAGCCTGCTCGACCAGATGGATGTTTTTGTTCTCCCTGTCTTTAACGTTGATGGCTATGACTACACTCATAAGAGC AACAGAATGTGGAGGAAAACTCGCTCTAAGAAATCTGGATCCTCCTGCATTGGAGCCGATCCCAACAGGAACTGGAACGCTGGATGGTGCA CCATTGGAGCCTCAAGCAACCCCTGCTCTGACACATTCTGTGGGTACTCACCTGAGTCTGAGATTGAGGTCAAGAATGTAGCTGACTTCATACgcagaaacaagtccattatcaaGGCCTACCTTACCATCCACTCCTActcccagctgctgcttttcccCTACTCCTACACCTATGACCTGGCTGAACATCACAGTGAGTTG CTGAAGGTTGCTGAGGGAGCTTCTGCTGCACTGCGTAGCCTGTATGGCACTCGCTACACTAGTGGACCTGGTGCTACAACCATCT ACCCTGCTGCTGGAGGCTCTGATGACTGGGCCTATGACCTGGGAGTGAAATATTCCTACACTTTTGAATTGCGTGACACTGGTCGTTATGGCTTCCTGCTGCCCGAGTCTGAGATCAAGCCCACGTGTGAGGAGACCATGCTGGCTGTCAAATACATCGCCGCCTACGTGCAGAAGAACCTCTACTAA
- the gyg1b gene encoding glycogenin-1b isoform X4 has translation MSDEAFVTLVTNDSYARGAMVLGLSLRNHNTSKKLVTLIGPQVSESCQSVLERIYDEVRLVDVLDSGDTAHLAMMKRPELGITFTKLHCWTLTHYSKCVFMDADTLVLSNIDELFDREELSAAPDPGWPDCFNSGVFVFRPSMETYGKLLQFCTEHGSFDGGDQGILNGYFSNWATADISKHLPFIYNLSSIAIYTYLPAFKQYGHNAKVVHFLGKTKPWSYTFDPKTKQLTGSVHEATAHPAFLLDWWNLYTSAVMPMLQEQYGEQPFQPLSDCVERESLSSHAQPLQPQLSSEERKEKWEQGQADYMGMDSFDNIKRKLDTFLK, from the exons ATGTCTG ATGAAGCTTTCGTGACATTGGTTACCAATGACAGCTATGCTCGGGGAGCCATGGTTTTGGGCTTGTCCCTCCGCAATCACAATACGTCCAAGAAGCTAGTGACGTTAATTGGTCCACAAGTGTCAGAGTCTTGCCA GTCTGTGCTGGAGAGGATCTATGATGAGGTGAGACTGGTGGATGTGCTGGACAGTGGGGACACAGCACACCTGGCCATGATGAAGAGGCCTGAACTGGGCATCACCTTCACTAAACTACATTGCTGGACTCTGACACATTActccaaatgtgttttcatggatgCAGACACATTG GTGCTTTCAAATATAGATGAGCTGTTTGACAGAGAAGAGCTGTCAGCTGCTCCTGATCCTGGCTGGCCCGACTGCTTCAACTccggtgtgtttgtttttcgtCCCTCAATGGAGACCTATGGCAAACTGCTTCAGTTTTGTACTGAACATGGCAGCTTTGATG GAGGAGACCAAGGTATTTTGAATGGATACTTCAGCAACTGGGCAACAGCTGATATATCAAAACACCTCCCCTTCATCTACAACCTCAGCAGCATAGCCATCTACACTTACCTTCCAGCATTCAAGCA ATATGGTCACAATGCTAAGGTGGTCCATTTCTTAGGGAAGACCAAGCCATGGAGTTACACGTTTGACCCTAAAACCAAACAGCTCACAGGAAGTGTGCATGAGGCCACTGCACATCCTGCCTTCCTCCTGGACTGGTGGAACCTGTACACCAGCGCTGTGATGCCCATGCTGCAGGAGCAATATGGAGAGCAGCCTTTCCAGCCTTTATCTGATTGTGTTGAG CGTGAGAGCCTCTCTTCACATGCACAACCACTCCAACCCCAGCTGTCCTCAGAAGAACGGAAGGAAAAATGGGAGCAAGGCCAGGCCGACTACATGGGAATGGACTCATTCGACAATATCAAGAGAAAGCTTGATACTTTTCTTAAATAA
- the bdh1 gene encoding D-beta-hydroxybutyrate dehydrogenase, mitochondrial encodes MAPLSVFRVALLVSFSVFLTVVLGFGLPALLNAAMAMLGLPETSVTECIVALYLLFVLYVATPRIPRGLVEVKGKAVFVTGCDSGFGHALAKHLHKLGFTVFAGCLLKDKGGEGAKELEEFHSDRMKVVQLDVCSDDQVNRAVEYIKDNLEDSERGLWAVVNNAGVSTFGEVEFTSLDTYKQVSEVNLWGTVRVTKAVLPFIRRAKGRVVNLASMYGRMGNALRSPYCLSKYGVEAFSDCLRYEMKAWGVKVSIIEPGNFIVATGILTRDIVATTANKLWNEAPPDVKEDYGKAHFEHHMALMRSYCNSGQKDVTPVLNDITDAIMSKRPYTRYSPIEPYYWIRVQLMTHLPGAISDLIYF; translated from the exons ATGGCCCCGCTCTCCGTGTTCCGAGTGGCGCTTCTGGTGTCGTTTTCGGTGTTTCTCACAGTCGTGCTGGGCTTTGGGCTCCCTGCCCTGCTCAACGCGGCGATGGCAATGTTGGGATTACCAGAGACGAGTGTCACCGAGTGCATTGTGGCGCTGTATTTACTCTTTGTGTTGTATGTTGCGACGCCACGAATTCCTAGAGGACTAGTGGAG GTGAAAGGGAAAGCTGTGTTTGTTACAGGTTGTGACAGTGGATTCGGTCATGCACTTGCTAAACATTTGCACAAGCTGGGCTTCACTGTGTTTGCTGGATGTCTTCTGAAG GATAAGGGTGGAGAGGGTGCAAAGGAGCTGGAGGAATTTCATTCAGATCGCATGAAGGTAGTCCAGCTGGATGTGTGCAGCGACGATCAGGTGAACCGGGCTGTGGAATATATCAAAGACAATCTGGAAGACTCAGAAAGAG GTCTGTGGGCTGTGGTGAACAATGCAGGAGTGTCAACATTTGGAGAAGTGGAATTTACCTCCCTGGACACCTACAAACAGGTGTCAGAGGTCAATCTGTGGGGCACCGTTCGAGTCACTAAAGCTGTTCTGCCCTTCATCCGCAGGGCAAAAG GCCGTGTTGTCAACCTGGCCAGCATGTATGGAAGGATGGGAAATGCCTTGCGGTCACCTTACTGTCTATCCAAGTATGGTGTGGAAGCGTTTTCTGATTGCCTTCGCTATGAGATGAAGGCCTGGGGAGTAAAAGTGTCCATAATTGAACCAGGGAACTTCATTGTGGCCACTGGCATCCTGACTCGTGACATTGTGGCCACCACCGCGAACAAGCTGTGGAATGAAGCACCCCCGGATGTGAAGGAGGATTATGGGAAAGCCCACTTTGAGCACCACATGGCTCTAATGCGCTCTTATTGCAACAGTGGACAGAAGGATGTGACCCCTGTTTTGAACGACATCACTGATGCTATCATGTCCAAACGTCCGTACACACGATACAGCCCTATAGAGCCTTACTACTGGATTCGAGTGCAGCTGATGACCCACCTGCCTGGTGCCATATCTGACTTAATCTATTTCTAA
- the gyg1b gene encoding glycogenin-1b isoform X1: MSDEAFVTLVTNDSYARGAMVLGLSLRNHNTSKKLVTLIGPQVSESCQSVLERIYDEVRLVDVLDSGDTAHLAMMKRPELGITFTKLHCWTLTHYSKCVFMDADTLVLSNIDELFDREELSAAPDPGWPDCFNSGVFVFRPSMETYGKLLQFCTEHGSFDGLLTRSSSENMIGGDQGILNGYFSNWATADISKHLPFIYNLSSIAIYTYLPAFKQYGHNAKVVHFLGKTKPWSYTFDPKTKQLTGSVHEATAHPAFLLDWWNLYTSAVMPMLQEQYGEQPFQPLSDCVEFQYSHTVTFESGQRESLSSHAQPLQPQLSSEERKEKWEQGQADYMGMDSFDNIKRKLDTFLK; the protein is encoded by the exons ATGTCTG ATGAAGCTTTCGTGACATTGGTTACCAATGACAGCTATGCTCGGGGAGCCATGGTTTTGGGCTTGTCCCTCCGCAATCACAATACGTCCAAGAAGCTAGTGACGTTAATTGGTCCACAAGTGTCAGAGTCTTGCCA GTCTGTGCTGGAGAGGATCTATGATGAGGTGAGACTGGTGGATGTGCTGGACAGTGGGGACACAGCACACCTGGCCATGATGAAGAGGCCTGAACTGGGCATCACCTTCACTAAACTACATTGCTGGACTCTGACACATTActccaaatgtgttttcatggatgCAGACACATTG GTGCTTTCAAATATAGATGAGCTGTTTGACAGAGAAGAGCTGTCAGCTGCTCCTGATCCTGGCTGGCCCGACTGCTTCAACTccggtgtgtttgtttttcgtCCCTCAATGGAGACCTATGGCAAACTGCTTCAGTTTTGTACTGAACATGGCAGCTTTGATG GTTTACTTACCAGATCATCCTCTGAAAACATGATTG GAGGAGACCAAGGTATTTTGAATGGATACTTCAGCAACTGGGCAACAGCTGATATATCAAAACACCTCCCCTTCATCTACAACCTCAGCAGCATAGCCATCTACACTTACCTTCCAGCATTCAAGCA ATATGGTCACAATGCTAAGGTGGTCCATTTCTTAGGGAAGACCAAGCCATGGAGTTACACGTTTGACCCTAAAACCAAACAGCTCACAGGAAGTGTGCATGAGGCCACTGCACATCCTGCCTTCCTCCTGGACTGGTGGAACCTGTACACCAGCGCTGTGATGCCCATGCTGCAGGAGCAATATGGAGAGCAGCCTTTCCAGCCTTTATCTGATTGTGTTGAG TTCCAGTACAGTCACACTGTCACTTTTGAGAGTGGACAG CGTGAGAGCCTCTCTTCACATGCACAACCACTCCAACCCCAGCTGTCCTCAGAAGAACGGAAGGAAAAATGGGAGCAAGGCCAGGCCGACTACATGGGAATGGACTCATTCGACAATATCAAGAGAAAGCTTGATACTTTTCTTAAATAA
- the gyg1b gene encoding glycogenin-1b isoform X2 has protein sequence MSDEAFVTLVTNDSYARGAMVLGLSLRNHNTSKKLVTLIGPQVSESCQSVLERIYDEVRLVDVLDSGDTAHLAMMKRPELGITFTKLHCWTLTHYSKCVFMDADTLVLSNIDELFDREELSAAPDPGWPDCFNSGVFVFRPSMETYGKLLQFCTEHGSFDGGDQGILNGYFSNWATADISKHLPFIYNLSSIAIYTYLPAFKQYGHNAKVVHFLGKTKPWSYTFDPKTKQLTGSVHEATAHPAFLLDWWNLYTSAVMPMLQEQYGEQPFQPLSDCVEFQYSHTVTFESGQRESLSSHAQPLQPQLSSEERKEKWEQGQADYMGMDSFDNIKRKLDTFLK, from the exons ATGTCTG ATGAAGCTTTCGTGACATTGGTTACCAATGACAGCTATGCTCGGGGAGCCATGGTTTTGGGCTTGTCCCTCCGCAATCACAATACGTCCAAGAAGCTAGTGACGTTAATTGGTCCACAAGTGTCAGAGTCTTGCCA GTCTGTGCTGGAGAGGATCTATGATGAGGTGAGACTGGTGGATGTGCTGGACAGTGGGGACACAGCACACCTGGCCATGATGAAGAGGCCTGAACTGGGCATCACCTTCACTAAACTACATTGCTGGACTCTGACACATTActccaaatgtgttttcatggatgCAGACACATTG GTGCTTTCAAATATAGATGAGCTGTTTGACAGAGAAGAGCTGTCAGCTGCTCCTGATCCTGGCTGGCCCGACTGCTTCAACTccggtgtgtttgtttttcgtCCCTCAATGGAGACCTATGGCAAACTGCTTCAGTTTTGTACTGAACATGGCAGCTTTGATG GAGGAGACCAAGGTATTTTGAATGGATACTTCAGCAACTGGGCAACAGCTGATATATCAAAACACCTCCCCTTCATCTACAACCTCAGCAGCATAGCCATCTACACTTACCTTCCAGCATTCAAGCA ATATGGTCACAATGCTAAGGTGGTCCATTTCTTAGGGAAGACCAAGCCATGGAGTTACACGTTTGACCCTAAAACCAAACAGCTCACAGGAAGTGTGCATGAGGCCACTGCACATCCTGCCTTCCTCCTGGACTGGTGGAACCTGTACACCAGCGCTGTGATGCCCATGCTGCAGGAGCAATATGGAGAGCAGCCTTTCCAGCCTTTATCTGATTGTGTTGAG TTCCAGTACAGTCACACTGTCACTTTTGAGAGTGGACAG CGTGAGAGCCTCTCTTCACATGCACAACCACTCCAACCCCAGCTGTCCTCAGAAGAACGGAAGGAAAAATGGGAGCAAGGCCAGGCCGACTACATGGGAATGGACTCATTCGACAATATCAAGAGAAAGCTTGATACTTTTCTTAAATAA
- the gyg1b gene encoding glycogenin-1b isoform X3 yields the protein MSDEAFVTLVTNDSYARGAMVLGLSLRNHNTSKKLVTLIGPQVSESCQSVLERIYDEVRLVDVLDSGDTAHLAMMKRPELGITFTKLHCWTLTHYSKCVFMDADTLVLSNIDELFDREELSAAPDPGWPDCFNSGVFVFRPSMETYGKLLQFCTEHGSFDGLLTRSSSENMIGGDQGILNGYFSNWATADISKHLPFIYNLSSIAIYTYLPAFKQYGHNAKVVHFLGKTKPWSYTFDPKTKQLTGSVHEATAHPAFLLDWWNLYTSAVMPMLQEQYGEQPFQPLSDCVERESLSSHAQPLQPQLSSEERKEKWEQGQADYMGMDSFDNIKRKLDTFLK from the exons ATGTCTG ATGAAGCTTTCGTGACATTGGTTACCAATGACAGCTATGCTCGGGGAGCCATGGTTTTGGGCTTGTCCCTCCGCAATCACAATACGTCCAAGAAGCTAGTGACGTTAATTGGTCCACAAGTGTCAGAGTCTTGCCA GTCTGTGCTGGAGAGGATCTATGATGAGGTGAGACTGGTGGATGTGCTGGACAGTGGGGACACAGCACACCTGGCCATGATGAAGAGGCCTGAACTGGGCATCACCTTCACTAAACTACATTGCTGGACTCTGACACATTActccaaatgtgttttcatggatgCAGACACATTG GTGCTTTCAAATATAGATGAGCTGTTTGACAGAGAAGAGCTGTCAGCTGCTCCTGATCCTGGCTGGCCCGACTGCTTCAACTccggtgtgtttgtttttcgtCCCTCAATGGAGACCTATGGCAAACTGCTTCAGTTTTGTACTGAACATGGCAGCTTTGATG GTTTACTTACCAGATCATCCTCTGAAAACATGATTG GAGGAGACCAAGGTATTTTGAATGGATACTTCAGCAACTGGGCAACAGCTGATATATCAAAACACCTCCCCTTCATCTACAACCTCAGCAGCATAGCCATCTACACTTACCTTCCAGCATTCAAGCA ATATGGTCACAATGCTAAGGTGGTCCATTTCTTAGGGAAGACCAAGCCATGGAGTTACACGTTTGACCCTAAAACCAAACAGCTCACAGGAAGTGTGCATGAGGCCACTGCACATCCTGCCTTCCTCCTGGACTGGTGGAACCTGTACACCAGCGCTGTGATGCCCATGCTGCAGGAGCAATATGGAGAGCAGCCTTTCCAGCCTTTATCTGATTGTGTTGAG CGTGAGAGCCTCTCTTCACATGCACAACCACTCCAACCCCAGCTGTCCTCAGAAGAACGGAAGGAAAAATGGGAGCAAGGCCAGGCCGACTACATGGGAATGGACTCATTCGACAATATCAAGAGAAAGCTTGATACTTTTCTTAAATAA
- the nck1b gene encoding cytoplasmic protein NCK1 isoform X1, producing the protein MTEEVIVIAKFDYMAQQDQELDIKKNERLWLLDDSKSWWRVRNATNKTGFVPSNYVERKNSARKASIVKNLKDTLGIGKVKSRKGGMRDTASNADTDMYADNGERLYDLNLPALVKFSYTAEREDELSLVKGTRVVVMEKCSDGWWRGSYNGQSGWFPSNYVTEDVDGTAGGAGMGGFGDPAGSLTEKLAAVVNSTTNGNRVLHTVQALYPFNSSNDEELNFEKGEMMEVVEKPENDPEWWKCRKADGQLGLVPKNYVTVLDCTSYKTTAGPSGPPTPDCDYISPSGSGRFAGKEWYYGKVTRHQAEVALNQRGIEGDFLIRDSESSPNDFSISLKAQSKNKHFKVQLKENLYCIGQRKFNSMEELVEHYKKAPIFTSEQGDKLYLIKALAVS; encoded by the exons ATGACGGAAGAGGTCATTGTCATTGCCAAGTTTGACTATATGGCCCAGCAAGACCAGGAGctggacattaaaaaaaatgagcGGCTCTGGCTCCTTGATGACTCCAAGTCTTGGTGGAGGGTCCGAAATGCCACCAACAAAACAGGCTTTGTGCCGTCCAACtatgtggagaggaaaaacagtgCCAGGAAAGCTTCTATTGTCAAGAATCTCAAAGACACacttg GAATTGGGAAGGTAAAGAGCAGAAAGGGGGGGATGAGAGACACAGCTTCCAATGCCGACACAGACATGTATGCAGATAACGGTGAGCGACTGTATGATCTCAACCTACCTGCCCTGGTCAAGTTCAGCTACACGGCAGAGCGTGAAGATGAGCTATCTCTGGTGAAAGGCACGCGGGTGGTGGTCATGGAGAAATGCAGCGATGGCTGGTGGCGTGGCAGCTACAATGGACAGTCTGGCTGGTTTCCTTCTAACTATGTGACAGAAGATGTGGATGGGACAGCGGGAGGAGCGGGAATGGGCGGATTTGGAGACCCAGCTGGATCGTTAACGGAGAAGCTAGCAGCAGTTGTGAACAGTACCACAAATGGAAACAGAGTGCTACACACAGTTCAGGCACTCTACCCTTTCAACTCAAGCAATGATGAGGAGCTGAACTTTGAGAAGGGGGAGATGATGGAGGTTGTGGAGAAGCCTGAGAACGACCCTGAATGGTGGAAGTGCCGCAAAGCGGATGGACAGCTGGGCTTAGTACCTAAAAACTATGTCACTGTGCTGGACTGTACCTCCTATAAAACCACAGCAGGACCTAGTGGGCCACCTACACCTGACTGTGACTACATCTCGCCCTCGGGTAGTGGGCGCTTTGCGGGGAAAGAGTGGTACTATGGAAAGGTGACACGCCACCAAGCGGAGGTGGCCCTCAATCAGAGAGGCATAGAGGGAGACTTTCTCATCCGAGACAGCGAGTCATCG CCAAATGACTTCTCCATCTCCCTGAAGGCTCAGAGCAAGAACAAGCATTTCAAAGTGCAGTTGAAAGAAAACCTTTACTGCATTGGACAGCGTAAGTTTAACTCTATGGAAGAGCTTGTTGAACACTACAAAAAGGCCCCTATCTTCACCAGTGAGCAGGGAGACAAACTGTACCTGATCAAGGCCCTTGCTGTCTCCTGA